In Lepisosteus oculatus isolate fLepOcu1 chromosome 28, fLepOcu1.hap2, whole genome shotgun sequence, the following proteins share a genomic window:
- the LOC102686231 gene encoding CD63 antigen-like, protein MGSSGCLHYANSLTTKCDDMVKKLGCLGCLFVVFNGVFWVSGIALIIVGAISRTSYNEFESFTGGGLSHIAVLLIVVGVAISITAFLGCLGAWLDNSILLGLFTGILILILTLEIVAGILFYVFRAKVESKITKKAKEVIKKYDIRDRAIIDDIQDQFHCCGAENYTDWFVSGGWKNHRAVPDSCCRLESEDCGHIITSDNIYLKGCVKSIKEFLKKNLVWIGAACIALGLVEILGVVLGVCLLNNILRRGSYDVM, encoded by the exons TGTGACGATATGGTTAAGAAACTGGGCTGTCTCGGGTGTCTGTTCGTCGTCTTCAACGGTGTGTTCTGG gTGTCGGGCATCGCCCTGATCATAGTGGGGGCAATTTCTCGCACCTCCTACAATGAGTTTGAGTCGTTCACGGGGGGCGGGCTCTCTCACATTGCTGTGCTCCTCATCGTGGTGGGCGTGGCCATCTCCATCACCGCCTTCCTGGGCTGCCTGGGCGCATGGTTGGACAACAGCATCCTGCTGGGGCTG TTCACAGGCATTCTCATCCTGATACTGACCCTGGAGATTGTAGCAGGCATTCTCTTTTATGTCTTCAGAGCCAAG GTAGAGAGCAAGATCACAAAGAAAGCCAAGGAGGTGATTAAAAAGTATGACATTCGGGACAGAGCCATCATAGATGACATCCAGGACCAG TTCCACTGCTGTGGGGCCGAGAACTACACTGACTGGTTTGTGAGTGGAGGCTGGAAGAACCATCGTGCTGTGCCTGATTCCTGCTGCCGCCTGGAGTCAGAGGATTGCGGGCACATCATTACGAGCGACAACATCTACCTAAAG GGTTGTGTGAAGTCAATCAAAGAGTTCTTGAAGAAGAACCTGGTGTGGATTGGAGCAGCATGCATTGCACTGGGGCTCGTGGAG ATTTTGGGAGTTGTGCTGGGCGTGTGTCTGCTTAATAATATCCTCAGAAGAGGGAGCTATGACGTCATGTAG
- the fzd2 gene encoding frizzled-2, translating into MTVYRTPALLALLLPSCLLVSAQYQGDSGIAFPDHGFCQPISIPLCTDIAYNQTIMPNLVGHYNQEDAGLEVHQFYPLVKVQCSPELKFFLCSMYAPVCTVLDKAIPPCRSICERAKQGCEALMNKFGFQWPERLRCENFPVLGDGQICVGQNESDSGVPTVTNPPMHIPAPGTPGTRVYSTPDRPFRCPKVLTVPSYLNYRFLGEVDCAAPCEPSRNIGYMFFSEEEIKFARVWILIWSSLCCASTLFTVTTYLVDMQRFKYPERPIIFLSGCYTMVSIAFIAGFFLGDKVVCNEPFTADSYKTVVQGTKKEGCTILFMMLYFFSMASSIWWVILSLTWFLAAGMKWGHEAIESNSQYFHLAAWSVPAIKTISILAMGQIDGDMLSGVCFVGLNSLDPLRGFVLAPLFVYLFIGTSFLLAGFVSLFRIRTIMKHDGTKTEKLERLMVRIGVFSVLYTVPATIVIACFFYEQAFRGHWERSWISHNCKALAIPCPLQYTPRMTPDFTVYMIKYLMTLIVGITSGFWIWSGKTLHSWRRFYTRLTNGQHGETTV; encoded by the coding sequence ATGACTGTATACAGGACGCCCGCTTTGCTTGCCCTGCTGTTGCCGTCCTGTCTCCTGGTTTCTGCGCAGTATCAGGGGGATAGTGGAATTGCCTTCCCCGATCACGGCTTCTGTCAGCCGATCTCTATCCCGCTGTGCACGGACATCGCCTACAACCAGACTATAATGCCCAATTTGGTAGGACACTACAATCAGGAGGACGCGGGACTCGAGGTGCATCAGTTTTACCCGTTGGTCAAAGTGCAGTGTTCGCCGGAGCTCAAGTTTTTCCTCTGCTCCATGTACGCCCCGGTGTGCACGGTGCTGGACAAAGCCATTCCTCCGTGCCGGTCCATCTGCGAGAGAGCCAAGCAAGGATGCGAAGCCCTCATGAACAAATTCGGCTTTCAGTGGCCAGAGAGGCTGCGGTGCGAGAACTTTCCTGTCCTGGGAGACGGGCAGATCTGCGTGGGGCAGAATGAATCGGACAGCGGGGTGCCCACTGTCACCAACCCGCCGATGCACATCCCCGCCCCGGGAACCCCTGGGACACGCGTGTACTCCACCCCTGACAGACCCTTCCGCTGCCCCAAGGTGCTGACAGTGCCCTCTTACTTGAACTACAGGTTTCTGGGGGAGGTGGACTGCGCTGCGCCCTGCGAACCCTCCAGAAACATCGGgtacatgtttttcagtgaggaggagatcAAGTTCGCCCGAGTGTGGATACTGAtctggtcctctctgtgctgtgcgTCCACCTTGTTCACCGTGACCACCTATCTGGTGGACATGCAGCGTTTCAAATACCCGGAGCGCCCCATTATATTTTTATCGGGGTGCTACACTATGGTTTCCATCGCCTTCATAGCGGGGTTTTTCTTGGGGGACAAGGTGGTCTGCAACGAGCCCTTTACAGCTGACAGCTATAAGACCGTGGTGCAGGGGACGAAAAAGGAGGGGTGCACTATTTTATTCATGATGCTGTACTTCTTCAGCATGGCCAGCTCCATCTGGTGGGTCATTCTTTCCCTGACGTGGTTCCTAGCGGCAGGGATGAAGTGGGGCCACGAAGCCATCGAGTCCAATTCGCAATATTTCCACCTGGCAGCTTGGTCAGTGCCGGCCATTAAAACCATCAGCATTCTGGCTATGGGGCAGATTGACGGCGACATGCTGAGCGGCGTCTGCTTCGTGGGGCTCAACAGCCTTGACCCCTTGCGGGGGTTTGTGCTGGCGCCGCTTTTTGTGTACTTGTTCATCGGCACTTCCTTCCTGCTGGCCGGCTTCGTGTCCCTCTTCCGAATCCGCACCATCATGAAGCACGACGGGACCAAGACGGAGAAGCTGGAGAGGCTCATGGTGCGGATCGGGGTTTTCAGCGTGCTGTACACTGTGCCGGCCACAATCGTCATCGCCTGTTTCTTTTACGAGCAGGCGTTCCGAGGGCACTGGGAGCGCAGCTGGATCAGTCACAACTGCAAAGCCCTGGCCATCCCCTGTCCCCTGCAGTACACGCCGAGAATGACGCCGGATTTCACCGTGTACATGATCAAATATCTCATGACTCTGATTGTGGGTATCACCTCTGGCTTTTGGATCTGGTCCGGCAAGACTTTACATTCGTGGCGCAGGTTTTACACCAGACTCACGAACGGGCAACACGGGGAAACCACGGTTTAA